The nucleotide window TAAACTCTTTTTCATTTTCTGTTTATAGAGTTTTTAGTGCTTCTGCAACATCTGTATCACCTGATATTAAATCGAAGGATTTTCTGAATGTGTTTTCCTCATTCAAGCATGACAGGATGGTTCTTGCTACATCAGTTCTAGGGATTGTACCTCTTTCCAGGTTCTCAGCAACCTTTATTTTTCCAGTTCCTGCTTCATTCAGCAATCCGCCCGGCCTGATGATGGTATAATTCAAGCTGCTCTGCAGCAATGCCCGGTCTGCATAGTGTTTTGCAACATAATAAGGTTTGATGGCTTCAGACCAGTTTTCCCGTTTGTGGGCTTGCAGGGCACTGACCATGATAAACCTTTCGATTCCGGCCTGTTCTGCAGCTTCTACCGTCTTAACGGCACCATCCAGGTCAACTAAAAGGGTTTTATCCAATCCTGTATGGCCTCCCGATCCTGCTGCGAACACGACCGCATCACATCCTTTTAATGCAGACGCGATATCCTCAACAGTACCTTCCAGACTGGCGATTGCTGTTTCTACACCTTTTTGTTCAAACTCCTTAGTTTGTTCTGGTTTTCTAAGCATTGCTCTAACTTCATATTCTTTACTTTCATTAAGCAGACCGACAAGCTGTTTGCCAATCTGTCCATTTGCACCTACGACAAGTACTTTCATCAAGTTACCTCCTTGAATAGCAGAATTCGTTTTAATAAAACTTTTGCCTGGTAAAAGCGTCGGCGTACTATGCTTTATTGATGACATTACGGACTGTATTAGCACATGTATATAATCTACCCTTTAATCAGGAATGTAAAAGGAATGGGCACTTTTTGATGATAAAGGTTAAATAAGGGGTATTATCACTATTCAATGGGGAATACAAAGAAGGAAACGAAGCAGGAGGGAGATAAGATGGGTGCAATAGAACGAAGCGGCTATGTATTCGAACCTGAATATAGTGTGATCAGCCAAGATGGAGCTATTCATGTTTATTATAAAGGGGCGTTTATCGAGGAAATTACATTTTCTTTTGAAGGTGAAAAACCGGAACCAGATAAGATTGAGAAGTTAGTTGATGATTATTGTGAAAAACATGAACTATGAGGGAAACATCAAGGTATGGAAGATATTCAATATAAAAACAGCTGCCCGGAATTAAAGAGCAGCTGTTTCATTAAAGTTCAGAAATTATGCTGTTACATTTTCCTCGATTTCAACCTCTCCTAAGGTTTCCCCTTCAGAGCGTGCGACATACACAGCACAGGCAGCATCCCCGGTAATATTAACTGCTGTCCTGCACATATCAAGGAGACGGTCCACCCCAAGGACTAAAGCGATGGCTTCAACCGGCAAACCGACTGATGTTAATACCATAGACAGCATGATCAATCCTACTCCAGGGACTCCAGCTGTCCCAATGCTTGCCAGTGTTGCAGTCAAAATGACCGTCAATAGCTGGCCAAATCCTAATTCCGCACCATAGACCTGGGCAATAAAGATGGTCGCAACCCCTTGCATGATGGCAGTTCCATCCATATTGATGGTCGCACCTAGCGGCTGAACGAACCCACTGACACTTTTAGAAACCTTTAGGTTGTTTTGCAAGGTTTTCATCGAAATCGGCAGGGTAGCCGCACTGCTTGAAGTGCTGAAGGCAACAATCATAGCAGGGGAGAACTCTTTAAAGAATTTAAGAGGATTCAATTTTCCAAGCATAGATACAGCCGATCCATAGACGATGACCATGTGAAGCAACAATACAAACAGTACCACAAACATGTATTTACCCATGGCTGCAATGGCATCCAGTCCCTGGCTGCCGATTGCTGTAGCAATCAAACCAAAAGCTCCATATGGCGCAAATTTCATGACTGCCTGAACCAAATACATCATGACCTCGTTTGCCTGTTCAACAAGCTTGGTCAACCCGGCAGCTTTTTCGCCAACTCTTGATATTCCAAAACCAATGATAATCGAGAAAGCAATAACCTGAAGCATAGAGCCTTCTACCATTGCACCAAGAGGATTGGCCGGGATAATATTTAACAAAGTTTCAATCACCGGCGGAGCCTGAGCAGCTTCAAAGTTGGCGCCATCCAATTGGAAGCTGCCTGAACCAGGTTGCACAAGCAGAGACATGCCAATCGCCAAAACCAAAGCAATTCCAGTAGTGATTAAAAAGAAAGCAATCGTTTTGCCGCCGATTCTGCCAAGCTTTTTTGGATCACTGATTCCCGCTGTCCCTAGTATTAGTGAAACAATGACAATCGGAACAACAAGCATCTTAATTAAATTGACAAAAATCTTTCCCAGAGGCACAAATAAATAACTATTTACGCTTTCGAAGACACCTGGCAAGGCAAGGTTAAAAATGAGGCCAACAATGATACCAAGCCCCATACCATAAAGGATTTTACGAGTGAGTGACATTCCATCTCCTCCTAATAAAATGTAATAAAAAATGAAAGCGCTTACTAAAATAACTGATAATTATAAATATTTAGTCATATTCAAAGTATGCCTAATCTTTGTATATTTTCCGCTATATTATAAGACTATTTTATTAATGGAATGTGAAAACAGCAGAAGATTTTATATAGTATAATTCGAGTTAACTCGAATTTTTGAAAGCAGGGATAACTAATGGATTCACAAGAAAAATGGAATTCAAAATACACGAATCGATTGACTGATAATGCACCACCTGAACCAAATAACAGATTACTAATGATGTCAGGGTATTTAAGCGAAGGGGAAGCGCTCGACATTGCTTGTGGCCTTGGAGGCAACAGCATTTTCCTTGCAGAAATGGGTTATGAAGTGACAGCATTTGATATCTCGGACGTTGCTGTTGACTTTGTTCAAGAGCGGGCAGCTGGCAAAAAGCTGCATATTACGGTTAAAACTGCCGATCTCACGAAAGAAAAATCGGTTTTATCGGGAATGAAATATAATATTGTGGTGTTGACCTATTATTTGGACCGTTCTTTGTTTCCACTGATGAAGGAATTGATCCAAGCAGATGGTTATTTGTTCATAGAAACCTTTTTTCAAAATGGCTCTTCAGGAAACCCGAATATTGCGAATCGATACAAACTGGAATCAAATGAATTGCTGAGAGAATTCAGTGACTGGAGAGTTCTTTATTTTGAGGAAAACGAGCATGAAGGACGTCAGACAATTTTTTGCCAGAAACCAGCAATATAACAATGGCTAAAAATCAAAAAGCAGAAATCAGTTAAATACCTGTTTCTGCTTTTTCAAGGATATAAAGTTAAATAGATTCTGCTATGATTCTCCGTTCCAGTTTTAAGGCAACAAACAAGAAAGAGAACGCGGCAGCCATCCTGAATAGCGAGATGAGATTCATGGCCGCAGCCATGCCAAGTCCATTAAGAAGCATGACTCCCACCTGCGGGGCAATGAATCCAACGATTGAAAGCAGGAAGTTATAATTGGCAATATAATTCGTGCGGCCTTTTTCCGGTGATGCCTTAAGGAGCTGGTTGAATAACAGCAGGTTGGTTCCAGATACAAACAAGCCAATCCACAGGTTGATCAAAGTTAAATAAACAAGATTACTTGAAAGTATAGTTAAAGCAGGTGCTGTTGCCATACCTGCTGCGGCGATGAATAATACGAAGCTGTTTCCACGCCGGTCTGCGGCATTTGCCCACCATTTTATACTGATGATTTGTGCCAGCTGGTTAGTAACGGAAAAAAGGCTTAACCATAGTGCCGTCGCGTTTGCCTCTTTAATTTGATAGATACTGAAGAGAGACCATGCCATCTGGGCAGTAAAATTGAACAACAAAGCAGATATGATGAACGCTAAAAACGGTTTGTGCTTATATAGGTCAAGTGACAGCTTCTTTCTTTTTTCTTCTAGTCTCTCTTCATTTTTTATTCTTTCAGGTTCTTTGTGTTTAATAAGAAAAAAAACTTCTGCTGCCGCAAACAGAAAGGCAGCAATAAATAAAAGTTGGTAAGGAAAAGCATTATCTTTATCAAACTGTTGCAAGAAAACTCCGGTACCGAATGTTACAGCCATTGCGGCAATCGTGTTATATCTATTTCGTGAGCTGAAAAATTCTCCTCTCCGCTTTTCGGGTACCAGGTCACCGATCATGGATTGCCATGACAGTCCAGATAACGCACCAGGGAAGTTAAGCAAAGCGATAAGGATCACCAGCGCCCATGCTGCATACGGATTCCCGAGAAATGGAACGAAAAGAATCAAGCTGAATAGTAGGCGGGTAACGAACGTTGAAATGACCGCAAAGTTCTTTTTGCTTTGTACGCGGTTCAGCCAAATGGCCCCCGGAATCAATGCAAGCATTCCTATAATTGAAGGAAGGGAGACAATCAGACCTATCTGCTGGTTTGTGGCTCCAAGAACACTGATGGCGAATAAAGGAATATACCCGTTGACCATATTAGTAGCTGCGGTGGAAGCAAGTCCGTTATAGATGCTCCACTTCTCATTTCCATTAAATTTCAATCTTTTTTCCCCTCTCAAAAAATTCACACGAGATGGATTGTACGATTTTGCTTCTCATTAGGCAATAGAAGCAAGTAAAAACAGTACATTCAGCATACCTTCTCAATAAAGAACAAAACCCGTTTACATAAAGAAATATAAGCATAATTCAAAAAGAGAATGAAACAATGAAGGGATAGAATATAATAAAATATGGTCAATGAGAAAGAGGGAGGTGAGCCATGTTTAATATCCTTTTGTTCACGGATTCCGGGGTGGATGATTCTTTGGCACTGATGTATGCGTTGCTGCATCCTCAGCTCAATGTCGTAGGTGTTGTAACCGGTTATGGAAACATCACAAAGGAACAGGCAATTAATAATACTGCCTATTTATTGCAGCTTGGCGGAAGAGAGGAAATACCAATCATCGCAGGCGCTTCAGGACCATTATCCGGTGAACTGGCAACCTTTTATCCAGAAATCCATGGCCCAGAAGGTCTTGGCCCAATCAGGCCGCCAGAGGATTTGGGAGAGGTAGAGGTATTTGATATTGATAAAATCCTGGATATTGTGAATGAATACCCAGATAATTTAGTGATTGTCGGTGTCGGAAGGCAAACGGAACTGGCTATCCCATTCATCCTATATGGAAAGGATGCTTTCAAAACCGTAAATGCTTTTTACATCATGGGGGGAGCATTCCTTGTTCCCGGAAATGTCACAGCAGAAGCCGAGGCAAATTTTTATGCAGACCCGATTGCGGCCAATCAGGTGCTGGAAAAGGCAAGAAATGTATTCCTGCATCCTTTGAACATTACCAACAAAGCAATTATCCCGCCTGCAGTAATCGACTACCTTGCTGAAAACAGCCATTCCCCTTTCAAAAAGCTCATCAAACCTGTATACGATTATTACTTTGAAGCATATAAAGAGAACGTACCTGGCATACTGGGAGCACCACTGCATGATGTGATCACTTTAAGTGCTCTCGTGAATAAAAACCTCGTCAAATATCTGCCCAGAAGGGTTACCGTCGAATTGTTCGGCCGCGCCAAAGGGAAAAGCATGGCCGACTTCAGACCGAAACCAGCACCTGAACCGGAAGATGACCTGGACTGGATCGGTATGGAGGCAGACATACCAGCTTTCATCGAAGATTTCACCCTTATTTTTATGGGGAGTAAGACAACTAAAGGATAAACCAAAAGAACTCCCTTAGAGTAAAAGGGAGTTCTTTTGCGAGGAATCATAAGCCCTGTTTTACTTCTTTATACTTCCTTGGGCCGGCATTTGAAATGAGGATCACTAGAATGCTGGAGATAATCAATGTTCCATGAAAAATCCAGACCATTTTTGCCAGTGAAAGAGCCTCTAGCAGGATAGGTGCAACCAAAAACCCTAGCGCAAATCCCAGTGATTTCAAAAGCATGCCGACTCCAAATATTCTTCCTCTAATATAATTATCTGTTTGCTGAAGAATGGTAGCATGCAAGGTCGTAAAGCATGCATCAAAGATTCCCGTAAAGAAAGCAAACATCAGTACGACCCAAATATTTATATTCGAGAGAAAGGTTATGAAGCCAGCTGACATCAAGATTGCTGAAACAAAATAGGTACGATACAAGCGATTTCCCTTGATAAAATTCATCCTCGGCAAAAGCATGCTGGCCAATACAGAACCTATTCCCCAGACGCCCCAGATCAGTCCATATATTAAGCTTTGCTTACTGGTAACAATTGCATCAGCCAACAATGGAATTCCCAGGTTATGTGAGGCACCGGCGAATGAACCGACGAGAAATATGATGTTTATGTATAACAACATCGGCACAGATAAAATGAAAGAATATACTTCTTTTAAGTCTTTGCCAATCTGTGATACTTTTTCTTTCACTCCAGACGCTATAAGATCTGTACCGACTGACGCAGTTGTTTGCCATTTCATTTTGATAAGAACGCCTGCTGATAACAGATATGTGGCTGCGTCGATGATTAAGGTAATCTGGTATCCAAGAAAATCGGTTATCATTCCTGCTCCAATGAACCCTAATACGAGACTGATCGATGTCAGTCTTGAAATCAGCGCGTTCGTTTCGAGGACCTTATCCTGGCCGAATATTTGTGGAATTTCGGCACTGTAGCTTACAGCAAAAAAGCTGCTTGTCAAACCGATCAGGAAGCATACAATCAGGATCATAACCGGATTAGGGAAGGGGATTAAGCTAAGAATGATGACTGCCCGAAAAATATCGGTCCAAATCATGATTTTCCTCCGGTCAAAACGGTCTGCAAGGACACCTGAAAATAAGCTCGACAGGACACCGCCTAAGGTCCGGAATGCCATTGTGGCAGCAAGCCAGGCAGGACTTCCAGTTGCAATATACATTAATACATTGATAGCAATTAAATCCATAAAAGTGCCGAGATCCGAAAATGCTTTTACATACAGAAAAACTTTGCGGTTCATTAGAAGTCTCCCTTAACCCGTGCGTGGTAGTAAGTCGCTGTGTTTTATTTTAAGGATTTTGAATTTACTTAGCAATACGAAATTTCAGTTTTTTGTTATAATATGCTTAAAAATAAAGAGGAGAAATTAGATCATGATTCAAAGAGTCAATCAAACCGTTATGCATAGCTATCCAGGGATGGTCGCACTCGTATCGGTGAGCCATAAGGGAGAACACAATATAATGGCAGCTGGCTGGCACACGTATATTTCTTATGATCCGCCAATTTACGGAGTTGCAATCGGCCGTGAGCGTCATTCGTATCAATTGGTAAAAGAGGCCGGAAAATTCGCCATTAATTTTGTCCCATTTGAAAAAGCAGAGCTCATACAACAAGCGGGTGTATATTCTGGATCCGAACACGACAAATTCGAAAAATCGAACATCTGTTTCCACCATGGTTCAGCTACAAATTCACCAGTACTGAAGGATGCTTATATTGCGTATGAGTGTGAAGTGATCGATCGCCATACATATGGGGACCATGACTGGTTTGTGGCAAATATCGTTCGATTTTACCGGGATGATGAGAAATTTCTTGCTAATGGTTTGCCAGATTTCGAGAAGCTATCGATTCCTCTATATATAGGAAGGTCTACATATGCAAAGGTTGATAAAGATACCCAGTTTGTTACACATACAGTAAAAGAATAATGACCATAGGAATGCAGAACTTAACGTTTTAAAAAATAAAGTCCTATTTAATGAGAAAATAAAAAAAGCTTGAGACATTGTCTATTTGAAAACGACTTTGCCCACAAGCTTTTTTTAAATTGACGACATACCCTTCTAAGACTCTCGGCATGATTGCAGACTGCAAAAGCACTTGATGTGCAAAAGTTCTATAACCAAAAAAAGCAACAAGCAAGGCCTGCATAAGCAGGGAAATATATGTCATACCACGCTATTTTTCACACTGTTAGATTCCGACAGATCTGGATCGTTCACAATATTTACAGGAAAGTTTACAGGGGCCAAATCCCCATTTTGCTCTCCAAATCCCTGATTTCGTTTTGTTGACAGAAATACATCTGCCTGTTGGATTGAACCAAAAGAAATCTGTGAAGAACGGTCCATTACGTTGACTTTAATGGCAAATACATTCGTCACTGAAGGTGCGAATATCAAATTATCCCTCCTCTAAAATATCTTTGGCACGTTTGATTCGAAGCTGGATGGCGAATCGATTTGATCCCTGTCGTCAACAAAATTCCGGTTGCCGACAAAAGCACTGCCATCTCCATAGCTCTGCCCATAACCTTGATTTCTTTTGTCCGAATTTTGCCATTCAGCTAGCAGGTTTTGTCCGATATTGACAGCAGAAGCATTTTCGAAGGAATTAATTTTCAAAATAAAAATATTAATATTAACAGCAGGTGTGGCCATGAAGATTCCCCCTTATGAAAATCAATATATGCCCCTGGCTCCAGTATTATGTTTAGGAGGAAGCGCTATGGATTTACACAAATTGAAGGAATGGATGGAAATGGCCCAAAAGGTCCAAGGAGGGGATTTTTGGAACCAGATATTTGATCATGACTATGCCAAGCAATTTATGGCTGATGCTTCAACAGAAAACCCTTCTGAAGGAAAAAAAGAGAATTCTCCTGCTGTTGATTATCCCGCAATTGATATTTTAGAAAGTGATGATCAGGTATTCATCCTAGTTGATATCCCAGGTGTGCAGAAGGAGGATGTCAGGCTTTCTTTACAAGGCGATAGGCTAGTCATCCGATGTATCATCAACTCTCCAGCCTACGGTTTAAAGCCGATTCAGAAGGAGAGGAAGTATGGCAACTTCGAACGGGTATTGAAACTTCCAGAACTGCCAATGGATTATAAATTGAATGCAAAATTCCAAAATGGACTCCTGGAAATCAGCTACTATAAATATTTGAAAAATGAGGAATATATATCAATTGATTAGCTCGTGGCTTTTTTAACAGAATCACTATCAATTAAGTCTCCATCCAGTATAATATTAACTTCCCCTGAAGCCGGTGCCATATCACCAGATTGCTCACCCCACCCATGTGTAAATTTATAATTCATCACTATACGCTGCTGGACCGTTTTTTGTGTGGAAATGGTTCCAGAAGTAAAACTATTCAACTTAAAGCTGCCAATATTAATTTCCGTTGGTTTAAACTTCATAATCTTTCATCCTTTCTGCCAAAGAGTGGTTGTAAATTAAATTACTGAAGGAAACGTGGTGCCGATTTCATGCCTATAAAAAGGTTATTCAATCCAGTTGATAAAGATGTAAACATAGAGAACCTGATTAAGAAAGTTGATATCCTCGATTCACAAGTAAAAAAACTCAAGACGGTTGATCTGCATTTTAAAAGAATCTTAGAGATGGAAAAAACACTTAAGCTTTATGAGTTAAAAGAAAAAGATAAACAAAACCAGGACTGGACAGCAGCCAAAACGGGGAAGTCTGGCAAAAATACAGATCATCATTCTGATAAAATCCAAAAAGACAATCAAAACAAGCCAGTTTACCGATCAGTGGATGGTGAAAATCGAAAAATATCCGCTTCCTCAGAATGGACAAGGATAGAGGAGATGGAACAGAGAATTAAGCGTCTTGAAGAAGCAGTGGTCAAACATCAGGATTTGCAGCTGGTGAAACATGAAGTACAAAACATTGAACGTGAAAATATAGCAAAATGGTTTACACAGCTTATATACCAGGAATTAGAGCCCTACAAACAGCAACTGAAGATATGGAACGATAAAGTATCCCAGCTTGAAATGTATTTTGATGAATTAAAAAAAGAATTTTCAATGATAAAAGAGAACCACAAAACAGCTGATGAAAACAAAAACACAGAATCTACTTTTTCAAAAGAACCCAATCCTGAAAAAGGTCCATCATCGGTTATTTATCAAGAAATCAAAATTGAGAAAGTTTATCTCGATAAGTATGAGCTAAACAATAACTTTGCCCAGCTTGGGATTAAAGAACTTGGCGGTCAGTTGAACATAGGCGCGACTTATGGAAGCGGGGCCATTCCTGAGGAAGTTATCGAGCAAGGTAAAGAAGCAAAGGAGTCAATGCAGGAAATGAAAGAAGAATTTGAGGCTGAAAGGGATTTAGCAAAGGAAGATAGCAATCCTAAAGATGACGAACTCTAATTGGGTTATGACAGGCTGTAATTTTAAAATATAATTCGAAAAAAACTTTTGAAGGAAACCATCAACCATTCACATGAATCTCCCCTATGGGTGGGCTTTTTTATTTGCAAAAAAATTTCCCAACATCCGTTTACAGAAAAAAATTACATATCTGGAGGGTTTTAGCATTTATTTAGTCGAAAGAATAGCAAGGGGGTAAGGACAGGTGAGGACAATGTCGAGTATTGTCAGGTTTTGTCATATTAAAAATATTACAGAATAAGGGGTTGGGAAGTAAAATGAAAGTAATGAAGGTCTTGCTTAGTCTCGTATTGGTATTGAGCATATTCGCAAGTGCCGGCTCTATTAAAACGGAAGCCGCTGCCAGAACTTTGTACGTTCCAATTTACAATCAGCAAGAGGATAATTGGTGCTGGGTGGCTACGGCACAATCGATTGTATATTACCACACGGGAGATAGACAGACTACCCAATGTACATTTTTTAAATGGGGGAAGGCAACCACCACTTGTTACGATGCTACGGGTTCATTGGAATTAGAAACTACACGCATCCTGTCTAAGGCATATTTTGCAGCCACTGGATACACAGTTGGCGACATTGTGAGTTACTCCGTAGTTAAAAGTCAGGTTGAAAAACAACAGCCAATGCTGACCAGGATTGTTTGGTCAAGTGGTGCTACAGTCGGTCATCAGGCGGTCATATACGGTTATGATGACAACGGCACCGGCTCGGACTATATAACATGGTCGGATGTCGGCACATCGGGTACTACCCCGAGAAAAACTACCTACAAATATTTTGTGAGTAATGCAACCTTCTCTTGGGATGACACCAGGGTAGGAATGTACGACTAAAAAGGGGGATTCACAATGAAGAAACTGATGATGGTTTGCACTTTATTATTAAGCATTTTATTTACTTCTTTTCATGCGAGCGCTGCGGAAACCGAAATTCCTAAAGGTGCTCAAGATTTTGCAGACACTCATTTCAAGAACATTGTTTTGGACACAGTAAAAGGCGATACGCCGGGAAGTTTCAATTTTACTCCATCCGAAAACATCACATTCGGCCCACTGCTGAAAATCTATGTGATGGGTAAGGATTTCTATGTCGGCAAGAAAAAAGGAAGCGAAGGCATCGTGGATGCCAACGAATATATCTCTGTCGTATACCAGGATGGAAAGCCTGTCAACGCAA belongs to Mesobacillus sp. AQ2 and includes:
- a CDS encoding SDR family oxidoreductase, with amino-acid sequence MKVLVVGANGQIGKQLVGLLNESKEYEVRAMLRKPEQTKEFEQKGVETAIASLEGTVEDIASALKGCDAVVFAAGSGGHTGLDKTLLVDLDGAVKTVEAAEQAGIERFIMVSALQAHKRENWSEAIKPYYVAKHYADRALLQSSLNYTIIRPGGLLNEAGTGKIKVAENLERGTIPRTDVARTILSCLNEENTFRKSFDLISGDTDVAEALKTL
- a CDS encoding YbxH family protein — its product is MGAIERSGYVFEPEYSVISQDGAIHVYYKGAFIEEITFSFEGEKPEPDKIEKLVDDYCEKHEL
- a CDS encoding dicarboxylate/amino acid:cation symporter translates to MSLTRKILYGMGLGIIVGLIFNLALPGVFESVNSYLFVPLGKIFVNLIKMLVVPIVIVSLILGTAGISDPKKLGRIGGKTIAFFLITTGIALVLAIGMSLLVQPGSGSFQLDGANFEAAQAPPVIETLLNIIPANPLGAMVEGSMLQVIAFSIIIGFGISRVGEKAAGLTKLVEQANEVMMYLVQAVMKFAPYGAFGLIATAIGSQGLDAIAAMGKYMFVVLFVLLLHMVIVYGSAVSMLGKLNPLKFFKEFSPAMIVAFSTSSSAATLPISMKTLQNNLKVSKSVSGFVQPLGATINMDGTAIMQGVATIFIAQVYGAELGFGQLLTVILTATLASIGTAGVPGVGLIMLSMVLTSVGLPVEAIALVLGVDRLLDMCRTAVNITGDAACAVYVARSEGETLGEVEIEENVTA
- a CDS encoding methyltransferase domain-containing protein, with the protein product MDSQEKWNSKYTNRLTDNAPPEPNNRLLMMSGYLSEGEALDIACGLGGNSIFLAEMGYEVTAFDISDVAVDFVQERAAGKKLHITVKTADLTKEKSVLSGMKYNIVVLTYYLDRSLFPLMKELIQADGYLFIETFFQNGSSGNPNIANRYKLESNELLREFSDWRVLYFEENEHEGRQTIFCQKPAI
- a CDS encoding MFS transporter, with amino-acid sequence MKFNGNEKWSIYNGLASTAATNMVNGYIPLFAISVLGATNQQIGLIVSLPSIIGMLALIPGAIWLNRVQSKKNFAVISTFVTRLLFSLILFVPFLGNPYAAWALVILIALLNFPGALSGLSWQSMIGDLVPEKRRGEFFSSRNRYNTIAAMAVTFGTGVFLQQFDKDNAFPYQLLFIAAFLFAAAEVFFLIKHKEPERIKNEERLEEKRKKLSLDLYKHKPFLAFIISALLFNFTAQMAWSLFSIYQIKEANATALWLSLFSVTNQLAQIISIKWWANAADRRGNSFVLFIAAAGMATAPALTILSSNLVYLTLINLWIGLFVSGTNLLLFNQLLKASPEKGRTNYIANYNFLLSIVGFIAPQVGVMLLNGLGMAAAMNLISLFRMAAAFSFLFVALKLERRIIAESI
- a CDS encoding nucleoside hydrolase, producing the protein MFNILLFTDSGVDDSLALMYALLHPQLNVVGVVTGYGNITKEQAINNTAYLLQLGGREEIPIIAGASGPLSGELATFYPEIHGPEGLGPIRPPEDLGEVEVFDIDKILDIVNEYPDNLVIVGVGRQTELAIPFILYGKDAFKTVNAFYIMGGAFLVPGNVTAEAEANFYADPIAANQVLEKARNVFLHPLNITNKAIIPPAVIDYLAENSHSPFKKLIKPVYDYYFEAYKENVPGILGAPLHDVITLSALVNKNLVKYLPRRVTVELFGRAKGKSMADFRPKPAPEPEDDLDWIGMEADIPAFIEDFTLIFMGSKTTKG
- a CDS encoding MFS transporter; its protein translation is MNRKVFLYVKAFSDLGTFMDLIAINVLMYIATGSPAWLAATMAFRTLGGVLSSLFSGVLADRFDRRKIMIWTDIFRAVIILSLIPFPNPVMILIVCFLIGLTSSFFAVSYSAEIPQIFGQDKVLETNALISRLTSISLVLGFIGAGMITDFLGYQITLIIDAATYLLSAGVLIKMKWQTTASVGTDLIASGVKEKVSQIGKDLKEVYSFILSVPMLLYINIIFLVGSFAGASHNLGIPLLADAIVTSKQSLIYGLIWGVWGIGSVLASMLLPRMNFIKGNRLYRTYFVSAILMSAGFITFLSNINIWVVLMFAFFTGIFDACFTTLHATILQQTDNYIRGRIFGVGMLLKSLGFALGFLVAPILLEALSLAKMVWIFHGTLIISSILVILISNAGPRKYKEVKQGL
- a CDS encoding flavin reductase family protein; this encodes MIQRVNQTVMHSYPGMVALVSVSHKGEHNIMAAGWHTYISYDPPIYGVAIGRERHSYQLVKEAGKFAINFVPFEKAELIQQAGVYSGSEHDKFEKSNICFHHGSATNSPVLKDAYIAYECEVIDRHTYGDHDWFVANIVRFYRDDEKFLANGLPDFEKLSIPLYIGRSTYAKVDKDTQFVTHTVKE
- a CDS encoding Hsp20/alpha crystallin family protein, whose protein sequence is MDLHKLKEWMEMAQKVQGGDFWNQIFDHDYAKQFMADASTENPSEGKKENSPAVDYPAIDILESDDQVFILVDIPGVQKEDVRLSLQGDRLVIRCIINSPAYGLKPIQKERKYGNFERVLKLPELPMDYKLNAKFQNGLLEISYYKYLKNEEYISID
- a CDS encoding papain-like cysteine protease family protein gives rise to the protein MKVMKVLLSLVLVLSIFASAGSIKTEAAARTLYVPIYNQQEDNWCWVATAQSIVYYHTGDRQTTQCTFFKWGKATTTCYDATGSLELETTRILSKAYFAATGYTVGDIVSYSVVKSQVEKQQPMLTRIVWSSGATVGHQAVIYGYDDNGTGSDYITWSDVGTSGTTPRKTTYKYFVSNATFSWDDTRVGMYD